In a genomic window of Bacteroidota bacterium:
- a CDS encoding SIR2 family protein, which yields MTEISILLGAGFSVNRGYPTAKKLNEKITSLKPEEFCVASEGSLFFKNAGDEDPYKNSGYYIYKFFLTDLINFFSSLKPFNYEEFFDYYYQIHSGEINDDSFNNLCDAFRRKYRVSVDNSNILTQINLIYNQIIAGFLVDNEGVKFYPPVHFGKPIYPGYTGFLNCIETWGSNNIVHIHSLNHDLFLESFNSSDWLNGDLSDGFQEMGSPFFGEDQMNNKIRLRYFSEKYDTRYRLYKLHGSVDQYPFHLNGSIDSYIKTKRGITNTSFSKEIPDGEGKFKYVDDWFNYHSDFLTGVTSKTLRYNQPVYFNKVFNHFQKNLNNSSKLIVIGYGGLDIEINNLIEKHFDSKKPVYIVEPCPHNQTEIFCKRFNAKLIRKTPDNLVLSDFN from the coding sequence ATGACTGAGATATCAATATTATTAGGAGCTGGTTTTTCCGTTAATAGGGGATATCCAACTGCAAAAAAACTTAATGAAAAAATTACCTCTCTGAAACCAGAGGAATTTTGCGTTGCCTCAGAAGGAAGTTTGTTTTTTAAAAATGCAGGTGACGAAGATCCTTATAAGAATTCTGGTTATTACATCTACAAATTTTTCTTAACGGATTTAATTAATTTTTTCTCCTCTCTTAAACCTTTCAATTATGAGGAATTTTTTGACTATTACTATCAAATTCACAGTGGGGAAATTAATGATGATTCTTTCAATAATCTTTGTGATGCTTTTAGGAGGAAATACAGGGTAAGTGTTGATAATTCTAATATTTTAACTCAAATAAACCTCATCTATAATCAAATTATAGCCGGTTTTTTGGTCGACAATGAAGGTGTTAAGTTTTACCCTCCAGTTCATTTTGGTAAACCCATATATCCTGGATATACTGGATTTTTGAATTGTATAGAGACTTGGGGAAGTAATAATATTGTGCATATTCATTCACTGAACCATGACTTGTTTTTAGAAAGTTTTAATTCATCTGATTGGTTGAATGGTGACTTGTCAGACGGTTTTCAGGAAATGGGTTCACCTTTTTTCGGAGAAGATCAGATGAACAATAAAATTCGGCTGAGGTATTTTTCCGAGAAATATGACACCAGGTATAGATTATATAAACTGCACGGCAGCGTTGATCAATATCCCTTTCATTTAAATGGTAGCATTGATAGTTACATAAAGACCAAGAGAGGAATAACGAATACATCATTTAGCAAAGAAATACCTGATGGTGAGGGGAAATTTAAATATGTGGATGATTGGTTTAACTATCACTCTGATTTTCTAACAGGTGTTACCTCCAAAACTCTTCGGTATAATCAGCCGGTTTATTTTAATAAGGTCTTTAATCATTTTCAAAAGAACCTCAATAACTCTTCAAAGCTTATAGTGATTGGTTATGGCGGTTTAGATATCGAAATTAATAACTTAATTGAAAAGCATTTTGATTCTAAGAAACCAGTTTATATTGTTGAACCTTGTCCCCATAATCAAACTGAAATTTTTTGTAAAAGATTCAATGCAAAACTGATACGTAAAACACCGGATAATTTAGTTTTGTCAGATTTTAATTAA